A stretch of Cyanobacterium sp. HL-69 DNA encodes these proteins:
- the pilA gene encoding type IVa pilus pilin protein PilA, translating into MSINQSDYETALADYTDKERIVALLSQYREYLAMVPSMRRPSDSLITIPLPLAKVRHVNNISSMGSRSYAPSGMNQMSMDEMVSIPCDIAVLMCDPEWKIKMGVEILVFIHRPQEDFSDLLLRWRNAQTALANEYEWIMPEMDDHMFSDRAEKIHPIFVVFPHTNARILKGLKASGLPYICYNTVEAIADNPELKSLSGSVDN; encoded by the coding sequence ATGTCTATAAATCAATCCGATTATGAAACGGCGTTGGCTGACTATACTGATAAAGAAAGAATTGTGGCTTTATTGAGTCAGTATCGGGAATATTTAGCCATGGTACCGAGTATGAGGCGCCCTAGTGACAGTTTAATTACAATTCCTTTACCTTTGGCCAAGGTACGTCATGTTAATAATATATCTTCCATGGGTTCTCGCTCTTATGCTCCTTCGGGAATGAATCAGATGTCTATGGATGAAATGGTATCAATTCCCTGTGATATTGCGGTGTTAATGTGCGATCCTGAGTGGAAGATTAAGATGGGGGTAGAAATTTTAGTTTTTATTCATCGCCCTCAAGAAGATTTTTCTGATTTACTACTGCGCTGGCGCAATGCTCAAACTGCTTTGGCCAATGAGTATGAGTGGATTATGCCTGAGATGGATGATCATATGTTTAGTGATAGGGCGGAAAAGATTCACCCTATTTTTGTGGTATTTCCCCATACTAATGCTCGGATTTTAAAGGGATTAAAGGCTTCTGGTTTACCCTACATTTGTTATAATACCGTAGAGGCGATCGCCGATAACCCTGAATTAAAGTCTCTCAGTGGTAGTGTGGATAATTAA
- the pilC gene encoding type IVa pilus assembly protein PilC, producing the protein MATFIAQVKDKSGNILQERVTAESADEARRILRKRFAAIGKVKKAGMDFDLASIEAALSKVTIKDKAIFSRQFAVLVNAGVAIVRALSVLAEQSSNPKFKKALSAINEDVQQGTNLSEALAKHPDCFDQLYVSMVEAGEIGGVLDEVMNRLAKLLEDVSRLQNQVKSAMAYPVTVGLFAVVAFLGMTIFLIPVFSGIFDQLGAELPALTQFMVTLSAFLRSPAAVIPVLVIIGLVFGFRQYYKTPAGRLQIDSIALKLPIFGDLNQKSAVARFCRVFGTLTRSGVPILQCLEIVEETIGNRVIGNAIGAAKNSVLEGGMLSLAIEEKNVFPAMAVQMMSIGEETGELDAMMMKVADFYEDEVEQAIKALTSVIEPIMMVGIAGMVGTILLSMYLPMFSIFDQIA; encoded by the coding sequence ATGGCTACTTTTATCGCTCAAGTAAAAGACAAATCAGGAAACATACTACAAGAAAGAGTTACCGCCGAATCAGCCGATGAAGCAAGAAGAATTTTAAGAAAAAGATTCGCCGCCATTGGTAAAGTCAAAAAAGCGGGGATGGATTTTGATTTGGCGAGTATCGAAGCCGCCTTAAGTAAAGTTACCATTAAAGATAAGGCTATTTTTTCTCGTCAATTCGCTGTATTAGTTAACGCAGGGGTAGCAATTGTTAGGGCGTTATCAGTTTTGGCGGAACAATCTTCCAATCCTAAGTTTAAAAAAGCATTAAGTGCTATTAATGAAGACGTACAACAGGGAACAAATTTATCCGAAGCTCTTGCTAAACACCCTGATTGTTTTGATCAATTATATGTCTCCATGGTAGAAGCGGGAGAAATTGGGGGGGTTTTAGACGAAGTAATGAATCGTCTAGCAAAACTATTAGAGGATGTGTCAAGGCTACAAAACCAAGTTAAATCCGCCATGGCTTATCCTGTTACCGTAGGCTTATTTGCGGTAGTAGCTTTTTTGGGTATGACAATTTTCTTAATTCCCGTATTTTCAGGCATTTTTGACCAACTAGGAGCAGAGTTACCTGCCTTAACTCAGTTTATGGTAACTCTTAGTGCGTTTTTACGTAGCCCCGCTGCGGTGATTCCTGTATTGGTAATAATTGGTCTTGTGTTTGGTTTTAGGCAGTATTATAAAACTCCCGCAGGAAGGTTACAAATTGATAGTATTGCTCTTAAACTTCCTATTTTTGGAGATTTGAACCAAAAAAGTGCCGTGGCTCGTTTTTGTCGAGTTTTTGGTACCCTTACTCGCTCGGGAGTACCTATTTTACAGTGTTTAGAAATCGTAGAAGAAACTATTGGTAATAGGGTAATTGGGAATGCCATCGGGGCTGCAAAAAACTCTGTATTGGAAGGGGGTATGTTAAGTCTTGCCATTGAAGAGAAAAACGTATTTCCTGCCATGGCGGTTCAAATGATGAGCATTGGGGAGGAAACGGGAGAATTGGATGCGATGATGATGAAAGTAGCCGACTTTTATGAGGATGAGGTTGAACAAGCCATTAAAGCCCTTACCAGCGTAATTGAACCCATAATGATGGTGGGAATTGCGGGAATGGTTGGTACAATTTTGTTATCGATGTATTTACCTATGTTCTCTATTTTCGATCAAATTGCTTAA
- the yggW gene encoding putative oxygen-independent coproporphyrinogen III oxidase YggW, which translates to MSITSAYIHIPFCRRRCFYCDFPITVLGNNAGGKYSPWQREYVDFLCQEILTINNIKSVPLETVFFGGGTPSLLAVEGLEKILVTLENHFSFAQNIEISMEIDPATFSLEQLRTYQTLGVNRISLGGQSFDDYLLQECGRSHCTKDTYQSVEYIHQVGIDNWSLDLISGLPHQTITHWEDSLLKAIDLKPKHLSCYDLVIESGTVFGKKYQAGDKPLPQDYTTAQMYRLGSTILQENGYNHYEICNYAQEGYHCKHNLVYWHNQPYYGFGMGAASYTQKQRFSRPRTRKEYFEFVNQLIINKGKIDHESTTPTEELLDTLMLGLRLKEGVNLLSIEKKFGTDTVSQIIKTLQAPIEQKLVIFSNNSKNLRLSDPEGFLYSNSVLTELFIEFE; encoded by the coding sequence ATGTCCATTACTTCTGCTTACATTCATATTCCTTTCTGTCGTCGTCGGTGCTTTTATTGTGATTTTCCCATCACGGTTTTGGGTAATAATGCAGGGGGAAAATATTCCCCTTGGCAACGGGAATATGTAGATTTTTTATGTCAGGAAATTCTCACAATAAATAATATAAAATCTGTGCCTTTAGAGACAGTTTTTTTTGGGGGTGGTACTCCTTCTCTATTGGCAGTAGAAGGGTTAGAAAAAATTTTAGTGACTTTGGAAAATCATTTTTCTTTTGCTCAAAACATTGAAATTTCCATGGAAATTGATCCTGCTACTTTTAGTTTAGAACAGCTTAGGACTTATCAAACATTAGGGGTAAATCGCATTAGTTTGGGGGGACAATCATTTGATGATTATTTATTACAAGAATGTGGGCGATCGCACTGTACAAAAGATACATATCAATCAGTAGAATATATCCACCAAGTAGGTATTGATAATTGGAGTTTAGACTTAATTTCTGGACTACCCCATCAAACCATTACCCACTGGGAAGATTCTCTTTTAAAGGCGATCGATCTCAAGCCCAAACATTTATCCTGCTATGATTTAGTCATAGAATCAGGTACAGTATTTGGCAAAAAATACCAAGCAGGAGATAAACCTCTCCCCCAAGATTACACCACCGCCCAAATGTATCGTTTAGGCTCTACTATCCTTCAGGAAAATGGCTATAACCACTACGAAATATGTAACTATGCCCAAGAAGGTTATCACTGTAAGCATAACCTAGTTTATTGGCATAACCAACCCTACTACGGCTTCGGCATGGGCGCGGCTAGTTATACCCAAAAACAAAGATTTAGTCGCCCTCGCACCCGCAAAGAATACTTTGAATTTGTTAATCAATTAATCATCAACAAAGGAAAAATAGACCATGAAAGCACAACCCCCACCGAAGAATTATTAGATACTCTCATGTTGGGATTAAGACTAAAAGAAGGAGTAAATTTACTATCCATAGAAAAAAAATTTGGTACAGACACCGTTTCTCAGATAATTAAAACCCTTCAAGCACCCATAGAACAAAAATTAGTGATTTTTTCCAACAATAGCAAAAATTTAAGATTATCAGATCCAGAAGGGTTCTTATATTCCAACTCCGTTTTAACAGAACTATTTATAGAATTTGAATGA
- a CDS encoding putative iron binding protein from the HesB_iscA_SufA family has protein sequence MINLTESAIAEIARLKNYNSQPNSYLRIKVEQGGCAELLYQLSFDEQVSKSQDEMALLDRTFNHHKEIAIVVDEQSYNYVQDLVIDYAEDLMGGSFQYQNPQAKSHCNCGVSFSTETN, from the coding sequence ATGATTAATTTAACTGAAAGTGCGATTGCAGAAATTGCAAGGCTAAAAAATTATAATTCTCAACCTAATTCATATTTACGTATCAAAGTAGAACAGGGTGGTTGTGCAGAACTTCTGTATCAACTTAGTTTTGATGAGCAGGTATCAAAAAGTCAAGATGAAATGGCATTGCTTGACCGCACTTTTAACCACCATAAAGAAATTGCGATCGTTGTGGATGAACAAAGTTACAATTATGTCCAAGACTTAGTTATCGACTATGCCGAAGATTTGATGGGGGGTTCTTTCCAATATCAAAACCCCCAAGCCAAGAGCCATTGTAATTGTGGTGTTTCTTTTTCTACGGAAACTAATTAA
- the manA gene encoding mannose-6-phosphate isomerase ManA: METVGHQPKTSIISFSTTNHSHETESRPWGTFTTLEEGPGYKIKRIEVNPGHRLSLQMHHHRSEHWIVVSGTAKVECGDEVKILAANQSTYVPQCTSHRLENPGVIKLVLIEVQNGEYLGEDDIIRFQDDYARK; encoded by the coding sequence ATGGAAACTGTTGGACATCAGCCCAAAACTTCGATCATTTCTTTTTCGACCACCAATCATTCCCACGAAACAGAAAGTCGCCCTTGGGGTACATTTACCACCCTAGAAGAAGGACCTGGTTATAAGATAAAAAGAATTGAAGTTAATCCAGGTCATCGTTTAAGTTTACAGATGCACCATCATCGTAGTGAGCATTGGATTGTGGTGTCTGGTACTGCGAAGGTGGAATGTGGGGATGAGGTTAAAATTTTGGCTGCCAATCAATCTACCTATGTGCCTCAGTGTACTAGCCATCGTCTGGAAAATCCTGGAGTTATTAAGTTAGTTTTAATTGAGGTTCAAAATGGCGAATATTTAGGAGAAGATGATATTATTCGTTTTCAAGATGATTACGCCAGAAAATAA
- the lexA gene encoding SOS-response transcriptional regulator LexA has protein sequence MSSSLYKITEMENLTPAQKELYDWLVEYINVNKYSPSIREMMKAMNLRSPAPIQSRLERIKAKGYIDWIEGQARTMKILKPHDGLPILGTITAGGLVEPFTDDHEKLDVVSMFNQPNCFALKVVGDSMIEDFITEGDYVIMKSTKEAKEGEIVAARVDGYGTTLKRVYFNPEEIILKASNPKYEPIKVSPENVEIQGTLLAVCRLGY, from the coding sequence ATGTCATCTAGTCTATATAAAATTACAGAGATGGAAAATTTAACTCCCGCACAAAAAGAATTATATGATTGGTTGGTGGAATATATTAATGTTAACAAGTATTCTCCTTCCATTCGAGAGATGATGAAAGCGATGAATTTGCGATCGCCCGCACCCATCCAAAGCCGTTTAGAAAGAATCAAAGCCAAGGGTTATATTGACTGGATAGAGGGACAAGCAAGAACCATGAAAATCCTTAAACCCCATGACGGCTTACCCATTTTAGGCACCATCACAGCGGGAGGATTAGTCGAACCCTTTACCGATGACCACGAAAAATTAGATGTTGTCTCCATGTTCAATCAGCCTAATTGCTTCGCCCTGAAGGTGGTAGGAGATAGTATGATTGAAGACTTTATCACCGAGGGAGACTATGTGATTATGAAATCAACCAAGGAAGCTAAGGAAGGAGAAATAGTGGCAGCCCGAGTGGATGGTTATGGTACTACCTTAAAAAGAGTTTATTTTAACCCCGAGGAAATCATTTTAAAAGCATCTAACCCAAAATATGAACCTATCAAAGTCAGTCCAGAAAATGTCGAAATCCAAGGTACTTTATTAGCGGTGTGTCGCCTCGGATATTAG
- the cruA gene encoding lycopene cyclase CruA, which translates to MDVKPLLYIEIPHPKTQEVLEWLQKSWQPSIGKKTLTQDGLKIELGENSELSIFLWSLQRTTYLKIYRWGKKLSSKENKIKKELKKAIYQKFPQNYPQLPDIDLTNQSIFEALKPHYPETVKYFQKMPQGEYDLNRVYWWEKKWRESVENNAENSSNYQVKPVLFKDQSKGKADYDIIYVGGALGAIHAALIAKIGYNVLVIERLKFGRMNREWNISRDEFQVLIDLGLFTKKEFEYCIAAEYKDGFSKFFDANNPDKLKANVLHTPTVLNIALDTNKLLEVCQKKLIKYGADIWDETDFEKATVGKDIVTVKGTHLVTEDEREATGRLLIDAMGTASPIAWQIAGKRTFDSVCPTVGAILEGFDPEVWDKTYGDVLFSHGDISRGRQLIWELFPAERDELTIYLFHYHQVHPDNPGSLLEMYEDFFNILPEYRRCDMDKLVWKKPTFGYIPGRFTVGENDREIATDRVMAIGDAASLQSPLVFTGFGSLVRNLGRLTSLLDKALKNDLLDGESLNRIKAYQSNIAVTWLFSKGMMVPTHKTLPPERVNAMLNTFFGLLADEPDTAEIFIKDRTDWFTFNRLALKAARKNPALLLWIWEMAGTRDIFRWMGSYAKFTFDALKNLLFSRWFNPWLENQSKWLRESNPKLWFKLLTFGSRFVSQK; encoded by the coding sequence ATGGACGTAAAGCCTTTACTTTATATAGAAATTCCCCATCCCAAAACCCAAGAAGTTCTCGAGTGGTTACAAAAATCTTGGCAACCAAGCATCGGTAAAAAAACTCTTACCCAAGATGGACTAAAGATTGAACTGGGCGAAAATAGCGAACTATCTATTTTTCTTTGGTCATTGCAACGGACAACTTATCTAAAAATATACCGTTGGGGCAAAAAACTATCAAGTAAAGAAAACAAAATAAAAAAAGAATTAAAAAAAGCGATTTATCAAAAATTCCCTCAAAATTATCCCCAATTACCAGACATTGATTTAACGAATCAATCCATTTTTGAAGCCCTCAAACCCCATTATCCTGAAACTGTTAAATATTTTCAGAAAATGCCCCAAGGGGAATATGATCTCAATAGAGTTTATTGGTGGGAAAAAAAATGGCGAGAAAGTGTAGAAAATAATGCTGAAAATTCTAGTAATTATCAAGTTAAACCTGTATTATTTAAAGACCAAAGCAAGGGAAAAGCTGATTATGATATCATCTACGTAGGAGGTGCTTTAGGAGCAATTCATGCGGCTTTAATAGCAAAAATAGGCTATAACGTCTTGGTAATTGAGCGTTTAAAATTTGGAAGAATGAACCGAGAATGGAATATTTCTAGGGATGAATTTCAAGTATTAATCGATCTAGGACTATTTACCAAAAAAGAATTTGAATACTGTATTGCTGCCGAATATAAAGACGGTTTTAGTAAGTTTTTTGACGCTAATAACCCTGATAAATTAAAGGCTAATGTTTTACACACTCCCACCGTTTTAAATATTGCCCTTGATACTAATAAATTATTAGAAGTATGTCAGAAAAAATTAATTAAATATGGTGCTGATATATGGGATGAAACAGATTTTGAAAAAGCTACCGTCGGCAAAGACATCGTCACCGTTAAAGGTACCCATTTAGTCACAGAAGATGAAAGAGAAGCCACAGGAAGACTTTTAATAGATGCCATGGGTACTGCTTCCCCCATTGCTTGGCAAATCGCAGGTAAAAGAACTTTTGATAGTGTCTGTCCTACGGTGGGAGCTATTCTAGAGGGTTTTGATCCCGAAGTGTGGGATAAAACCTACGGGGATGTTTTATTTTCCCATGGAGATATTTCTAGGGGTAGGCAGTTGATTTGGGAGTTGTTTCCTGCTGAGCGAGATGAGTTGACCATTTATTTATTCCATTATCACCAAGTGCATCCTGATAACCCAGGCTCTTTGTTAGAAATGTATGAGGATTTCTTTAATATTCTTCCTGAATATCGCCGTTGCGATATGGACAAACTGGTGTGGAAAAAACCTACTTTTGGTTACATTCCTGGACGTTTTACCGTGGGGGAAAATGACCGTGAAATCGCTACGGATAGGGTAATGGCGATCGGTGATGCGGCTTCTTTACAGTCTCCTTTGGTATTTACAGGTTTTGGCTCTTTGGTACGTAATTTGGGTCGTTTAACCAGTCTCCTTGACAAGGCATTAAAAAATGATCTTTTGGATGGGGAATCATTAAACCGCATTAAAGCCTATCAAAGTAATATTGCGGTAACATGGCTATTTTCTAAAGGAATGATGGTACCTACCCACAAAACTTTACCCCCAGAAAGGGTGAATGCGATGTTAAATACCTTTTTTGGTTTATTAGCCGATGAACCTGATACCGCTGAGATTTTTATTAAAGATCGCACAGATTGGTTTACTTTTAACCGATTAGCGCTTAAGGCGGCTCGTAAAAATCCAGCCTTATTGTTGTGGATATGGGAAATGGCTGGAACTAGAGATATATTTCGCTGGATGGGTTCTTATGCTAAATTCACCTTTGATGCTCTCAAAAATCTTCTCTTTAGCCGTTGGTTTAATCCTTGGTTGGAAAACCAGAGTAAGTGGTTAAGGGAAAGTAATCCTAAGTTGTGGTTTAAGTTGCTTACTTTTGGTTCTCGTTTTGTTTCTCAGAAGTAA
- the rpe gene encoding ribulose-phosphate 3-epimerase Rpe, producing the protein MSKKDIVISPSILSADFGRLGEEIRAVDEAGADWIHVDVMDGRFVPNITIGPLIVDAIRPHTKKPLDVHLMIVEPEKYVADFAKAGADIISVHAEHNASPHLHRTLCQIRELGKKSGVVLNPSTPLELIEYVIDVCDLVLIMSVNPGFGGQSFIPGVVPKIKALRQMCDERGLDPWIEVDGGLKPNNTWQVLEAGANAIVAGSAVFKAPNYAEAIKGIRNSKRPEKELVTA; encoded by the coding sequence ATGAGTAAAAAAGATATAGTTATTTCCCCTTCCATTTTGTCCGCCGATTTCGGTCGCCTAGGAGAAGAAATCAGAGCCGTTGACGAAGCAGGAGCAGATTGGATTCATGTAGATGTAATGGATGGTCGTTTCGTACCCAATATTACCATTGGTCCTTTAATTGTTGATGCCATTCGCCCCCATACCAAAAAACCCTTAGACGTTCACTTAATGATCGTTGAACCTGAGAAGTATGTGGCTGATTTCGCTAAAGCAGGTGCTGATATTATTTCCGTCCATGCCGAGCATAATGCTTCTCCCCATTTACACCGCACCCTCTGCCAAATCCGTGAATTGGGTAAGAAATCTGGAGTTGTGTTAAACCCTTCCACTCCCCTTGAGTTAATCGAATATGTCATCGATGTATGTGATTTAGTTCTCATCATGAGTGTTAACCCCGGTTTTGGTGGTCAAAGTTTCATTCCAGGGGTAGTTCCCAAAATCAAAGCCCTTCGTCAAATGTGTGATGAGAGAGGTTTAGATCCTTGGATTGAGGTTGATGGTGGCTTGAAACCCAATAATACTTGGCAAGTTTTAGAAGCAGGTGCAAATGCGATCGTTGCTGGATCTGCCGTGTTTAAAGCCCCTAACTACGCAGAGGCGATCAAAGGTATCCGTAACAGCAAACGCCCTGAAAAAGAGTTAGTAACGGCTTAA
- the rbgA gene encoding ribosome biogenesis GTPase RbgA, giving the protein MALIQWYPGHISKAERQLKEQLKRVDVVLEVRDARIPLASHHPQVAEWIGEKPRILILNREDMISNALKQEWQDWFKATGETPFFTNAKDGKGVKAINKASQSCSSTVNERRKSRGMLPRPVRAVVIGFPNVGKSALINRLLNRKIVASARKAGVTRQLQWVRISKDIELLDAPGIIPLKLENQEDALKLAICEDIGEAAYNNQEVAQQFVDLLVNLGTENVLKERYGLDALDLTGEEFIIKLAEIKYKNDQERVARQILQDFRKGYLGKVSLEYPPVEKL; this is encoded by the coding sequence ATGGCACTAATTCAATGGTACCCTGGACACATCAGCAAAGCAGAAAGACAACTCAAAGAACAATTAAAACGAGTTGACGTTGTGCTAGAAGTACGAGATGCCCGTATTCCCCTCGCGTCCCATCACCCCCAAGTAGCAGAATGGATTGGCGAAAAACCTCGTATTTTGATCTTGAATCGAGAAGATATGATTAGTAACGCTCTAAAACAAGAGTGGCAAGATTGGTTCAAAGCGACGGGAGAAACTCCTTTTTTCACTAATGCTAAAGATGGGAAAGGAGTAAAAGCTATTAACAAGGCTTCTCAAAGTTGTAGCTCAACGGTAAATGAAAGGCGTAAAAGTAGGGGAATGCTACCCCGTCCTGTGCGCGCAGTGGTGATTGGTTTTCCTAATGTTGGTAAGTCTGCGCTTATCAATCGTCTTCTTAATCGTAAAATTGTCGCTAGTGCCAGAAAAGCAGGGGTTACGAGACAGTTGCAATGGGTAAGAATTTCTAAGGATATAGAATTGTTAGATGCCCCTGGAATTATTCCGCTTAAACTAGAAAATCAAGAAGATGCTCTAAAATTGGCTATTTGCGAAGATATTGGAGAAGCTGCTTACAATAATCAAGAAGTAGCCCAACAATTTGTCGATTTATTAGTAAATCTTGGTACCGAAAATGTTTTAAAAGAGCGTTATGGTTTAGATGCCTTAGATTTGACGGGTGAGGAATTTATTATTAAGTTAGCAGAAATTAAGTATAAAAATGATCAAGAAAGGGTAGCACGTCAAATTTTACAAGATTTTCGCAAAGGTTATTTAGGTAAAGTTTCCCTTGAATATCCCCCAGTAGAAAAGTTATAG
- the fbpC gene encoding ABC-type iron(III) uptake system ATPase component FbpC, with amino-acid sequence MSESVILRVSEVSKQFNQNQAPAVNQVSFELRKGELLGLLGPSGCGKTTLLRMIAGFEKPNRGQIDLAQQVVSGDGFWVVPEKRQTGMVFQDYALFPHLTVADNIAFGLKSKKPRFSRVDIKQRVTEILNLVGLGGLEKRYPHQLSGGQQQRIALARAIAPEPELILLDEPLSNLDVQVRERLRHEIRTILKSTNTAAIFVTHDQEEAMAIADTIGVMHNGNLEQLDTPENLYVKPQSRFVAEFVTQANFVEAKRGKDNIWSTELGELELDITSTYDIGELMFRQEDVILSPDDKSPTIVQEREFLGREYRYCLQTPSGKRVHARTNASTQLPVGTKVKLNISPECARIFPAA; translated from the coding sequence ATGTCCGAGTCAGTCATTCTTCGAGTCAGTGAAGTCAGCAAACAGTTTAATCAAAACCAAGCCCCTGCGGTTAACCAAGTGAGTTTTGAGTTACGCAAGGGAGAATTGTTAGGATTGTTGGGGCCTTCTGGTTGCGGTAAAACCACTTTATTGAGAATGATTGCGGGTTTTGAAAAGCCGAATAGGGGTCAGATTGATTTAGCCCAGCAGGTTGTCAGTGGTGATGGTTTTTGGGTAGTTCCAGAAAAACGGCAAACTGGTATGGTCTTCCAAGATTATGCTCTTTTTCCCCATCTCACGGTGGCTGATAATATTGCTTTTGGCTTAAAAAGTAAAAAGCCTCGTTTTAGCCGTGTAGATATTAAACAAAGGGTCACGGAAATTTTGAATTTAGTCGGTTTGGGAGGGCTAGAAAAACGTTATCCTCATCAACTATCTGGGGGGCAACAACAGCGCATTGCTCTGGCACGGGCGATCGCCCCTGAACCCGAATTAATCCTTTTAGATGAGCCGTTGAGTAATCTTGATGTGCAAGTAAGAGAAAGGTTACGCCATGAAATTAGAACGATTCTCAAGAGTACCAACACTGCTGCTATTTTTGTCACCCATGATCAAGAAGAAGCAATGGCGATCGCTGATACCATCGGTGTAATGCATAACGGTAACTTAGAACAACTAGACACCCCAGAAAACCTTTATGTTAAACCCCAGTCAAGATTTGTCGCCGAATTTGTTACCCAAGCCAATTTTGTAGAGGCTAAAAGAGGAAAAGATAATATCTGGAGTACAGAATTAGGAGAACTAGAGTTAGATATAACAAGCACCTACGACATCGGAGAATTGATGTTTCGCCAAGAAGATGTTATCTTATCGCCCGATGATAAAAGCCCCACCATAGTACAAGAAAGGGAATTTTTAGGTAGAGAATATCGCTACTGCTTACAAACTCCCTCTGGCAAAAGAGTCCATGCCCGAACTAATGCCTCTACCCAGTTGCCCGTGGGTACAAAAGTTAAATTAAATATTTCCCCTGAATGCGCTCGAATTTTTCCAGCAGCATAA
- the psbJ gene encoding photosystem II protein PsbJ, whose amino-acid sequence MGDARIPLWIVGTVAGMGALAVLALFFYGAYAGVGSSL is encoded by the coding sequence ATGGGAGACGCAAGAATTCCTTTATGGATTGTTGGCACCGTCGCTGGAATGGGTGCTTTAGCCGTATTGGCACTATTTTTCTATGGTGCTTATGCTGGTGTTGGCTCTTCTTTATAA
- the psbL gene encoding photosystem II protein PsbL, with protein MERNQNPNKQRVELNRTSLFLGLLMIATLGVLFSSYFFN; from the coding sequence ATGGAAAGAAATCAAAACCCCAATAAACAAAGAGTCGAATTAAACCGTACTTCTTTATTCTTAGGTTTGTTGATGATTGCCACCCTTGGCGTTCTATTTTCTAGTTACTTTTTCAACTAA
- the psbF gene encoding photosystem II cytochrome b559 beta subunit PsbF yields the protein MTSSNNPNQPVSYPIFTVRWLAVHTLGVPSVFFVGAITAMQFIQR from the coding sequence ATGACTAGCAGCAACAACCCTAATCAGCCCGTATCTTACCCCATTTTCACTGTTAGATGGTTGGCAGTACATACCCTTGGTGTGCCTTCTGTCTTCTTTGTGGGTGCTATTACCGCCATGCAGTTTATTCAAAGATAG
- the psbE gene encoding photosystem II cytochrome b559 alpha subunit PsbE gives MAGDTGERPFSDIVTSVRYWVIHSITIPMLFIAGWLFVSTGLAYDAFGTPRPDEYFTQTREELPIVDDRYGANQQIEQFNK, from the coding sequence ATGGCAGGAGATACTGGAGAACGTCCATTTTCTGATATTGTAACCAGCGTGCGCTACTGGGTAATCCATAGTATTACCATCCCCATGCTATTCATCGCTGGTTGGTTATTTGTCAGCACCGGGTTAGCTTATGACGCATTTGGCACCCCTCGCCCTGATGAATATTTTACTCAAACCCGTGAGGAATTACCCATCGTAGATGATCGTTACGGTGCAAACCAACAGATTGAACAGTTTAACAAGTAG